A part of Peromyscus maniculatus bairdii isolate BWxNUB_F1_BW_parent chromosome 10, HU_Pman_BW_mat_3.1, whole genome shotgun sequence genomic DNA contains:
- the Guf1 gene encoding translation factor GUF1, mitochondrial isoform X1 — MWALAGRALAPWAAGPAARLLPPCSRHAAAVEPRATRRPFSTAELKEKPDMSRFPVEDTRNFSIIAHVDHGKSTLADRLLELTGTIDKTQKNKQVLDKLQVERERGITVKAQTATLFYSFEGKQYLLNLIDTPGHVDFSYEVSRSLSACQGVLLVVDANEGIQAQTVANFFLAFEAQLTVIPVINKIDLKNADPERVEKQIEKVFDIPSDECIKISAKLGTNVENVLQAVIERIPPPKVHRENPLKALVFDSTFDQYRGVVANIALFDGVVSKGDKIVSAYTKKTYEVNEVGILNPNEQPTHKLYAGQVGFLIAGMKDVTEAQIGDTLYLHNHPVEPLPGFKSAKPMVFAGMYPIDQSEYNNLRSAIEKLTLNDSSVTVHRDSSLALGAGWRLGFLGILHMEVFNQRLEQEYNASVILTTPTVPYKAVLSSAKLIKEYKEKEITIINPAQFPDKSKVTEYLEPVVLGTVVTPTEYTGKVMALCQARRAIQKNMIFIDENRVMLKYLFPLNEIVVDFYDSLKSLSSGYASFDYEDAGYQAADLIKMDILLNGNIVEELVTVVHREKAYTVGKTICERLKDSLPRQLFEIAIQAAVGSKVIARETVKAYRKNVLAKCYGGDITRKMKLLKRQTEGKKKLRKIGNIEIPKDAFIKVLKTQPNK, encoded by the exons ATGTGGGCGCTCGCGGGGCGGGCACTCGCGCCCTGGGCCGCCGGGCCGGCCGCGCGCTTGCTGCCTCCCTGCTCCCGGCACGCGGCTGCCGTGGAGCCCCGGGCCACCCGCCGGCCCTTCAGCACCGCCGAGCTCAAG GAGAAACCTGACATGTCAAGATTTCCTGTTGAAGATACTAGAAATTTCAGTATCattgcacatgtggatcatggcAAAAGTACTCTAGCTGACAGGCTCCTAGAACTAAcag GAACAATTGataagacacagaaaaataagcAGGTTCTTGATAAATTACAAGTGGAACGGGAAAGAGGCATCACCGTGAAAGCACAGACGGCAACTCTGTTTTACAGTTTTGAAGGAAAGCAGTACCTGTTAAATCTCATTGACACACCG GGCCATGTTGATTTTAGTTATGAAGTGTCCAGGTCACTGTCGGCCTGCCAAGGAGTCTTATTGGTGGTCGATGCAAATGAG GGTATTCAAGCTCAGACTGTAGCAAATTTCTTTCTTGCCTTTGAAGCACAGTTGACAGTAATTCCAGTTATAAACAAG ATAGATCTGAAGAATGCTGATCCTGAAAGGGTTGAAAAACAGATTGAAAAAGTGTTTGATATCCCTAGTGATGAATGTATTAAG ATTTCTGCGAAACTTGGGACGAATGTTGAAAATGTTCTTCAGGCAGTCATTGAAAGAATACCTCC TCCAAAAGTACATCGTGAAAACCCACTGAAAGCATTGGTATTTGATTCCACCTTTGACCAGTATAGAGGTGTGGTAGCCAACATAGCACTGTTTGATGGAGTGGTTTCCAAAGGAGATAAAATTGTATCCGCATACACTAAGAAGACATATGAAGTTAATGAAGTAGGCATTTTGAATCCTAATGAGCAGCCAACTCATAAATT ATATGCAGGACAGGTGGGCTTTCTgattgctgggatgaaagatgtCACTGAAGCACAAATAGGAGATACATTATATTTACATAATCATCCAGTGGAGCCCTTGCCTGGGTTTAAATCAGCGAAACCAATGGTATTTGCAG GAATGTACCCTATAGACCAATCTGAATATAATAACCTGAGGAGTGCTATAGAAAAACTGACCTTAAATGACTCCAGTGTGACAGTGCATCGAGACAGTAGTCTGGCCCTGGGTGCTGGCTGGAG gTTGGGATTTCTTGGAATTTTGCACATGGAAGTTTTCAACCAGCGACTAGAGCAAGAATATAATGCTTCTGTTATTTTGACAACCCCTACTGTTCCATACAAAGCTGTTCTTTCATCTGCAAAATTGATAAAG gaatataaagaaaaagaaatcacaatcATCAACCCTGCACAATTCCCTGATAAGTCAAAAGTAACAGAATATTTGGAACCAGTTGTTTTGGGCACTGTTGTCACACCAACTGAATACACTGGGAAAGTAATGGCGCTTTGCCAG GCACGAAGAGCAATTcagaaaaatatgatttttattgaTGAAAATAGAGTTATGCTTAAATATCTCTTCCCTTTGAATGAAATTGTGGTAGATTTTTATGACTCTTTGAAGTCTCTATCTTCTGGATATGCAAG tTTTGATTATGAAGATGCAGGTTACCAGGCTGCAGATCTTATAAAAATGGATATTCTGCTGAATGGAAATATTGTGGAAGAGCTGGTAACTGTGGTACATAG agAGAAAGCATACACTGTTGGCAAAACCATATGTGAACGTCTAAAGGATTCTCTGCCCAGACAGCTATTTGAGATAGCAATCCAAGCTGCTGTTGGAAGCAAAGTAATTGCAAGAGAAAC TGTGAAAGCCTATAGAAAAAATGTTTTGGCAAAATGT TATGGTGGTGATATCACCCGAAAAATGAAACTTTTGAAGAGGcagacagaagggaaaaaaaagctgaGGAAGATTGGCAACATTGAAATTCCCAAAGATGCTTTTATAAAAGTTCTGAAAACCCAGCCTAATAAATGA
- the Guf1 gene encoding translation factor GUF1, mitochondrial isoform X2, which translates to MWLQQLMEKPDMSRFPVEDTRNFSIIAHVDHGKSTLADRLLELTGTIDKTQKNKQVLDKLQVERERGITVKAQTATLFYSFEGKQYLLNLIDTPGHVDFSYEVSRSLSACQGVLLVVDANEGIQAQTVANFFLAFEAQLTVIPVINKIDLKNADPERVEKQIEKVFDIPSDECIKISAKLGTNVENVLQAVIERIPPPKVHRENPLKALVFDSTFDQYRGVVANIALFDGVVSKGDKIVSAYTKKTYEVNEVGILNPNEQPTHKLYAGQVGFLIAGMKDVTEAQIGDTLYLHNHPVEPLPGFKSAKPMVFAGMYPIDQSEYNNLRSAIEKLTLNDSSVTVHRDSSLALGAGWRLGFLGILHMEVFNQRLEQEYNASVILTTPTVPYKAVLSSAKLIKEYKEKEITIINPAQFPDKSKVTEYLEPVVLGTVVTPTEYTGKVMALCQARRAIQKNMIFIDENRVMLKYLFPLNEIVVDFYDSLKSLSSGYASFDYEDAGYQAADLIKMDILLNGNIVEELVTVVHREKAYTVGKTICERLKDSLPRQLFEIAIQAAVGSKVIARETVKAYRKNVLAKCYGGDITRKMKLLKRQTEGKKKLRKIGNIEIPKDAFIKVLKTQPNK; encoded by the exons ATGTGGCTCCAGCAGCTTATG GAGAAACCTGACATGTCAAGATTTCCTGTTGAAGATACTAGAAATTTCAGTATCattgcacatgtggatcatggcAAAAGTACTCTAGCTGACAGGCTCCTAGAACTAAcag GAACAATTGataagacacagaaaaataagcAGGTTCTTGATAAATTACAAGTGGAACGGGAAAGAGGCATCACCGTGAAAGCACAGACGGCAACTCTGTTTTACAGTTTTGAAGGAAAGCAGTACCTGTTAAATCTCATTGACACACCG GGCCATGTTGATTTTAGTTATGAAGTGTCCAGGTCACTGTCGGCCTGCCAAGGAGTCTTATTGGTGGTCGATGCAAATGAG GGTATTCAAGCTCAGACTGTAGCAAATTTCTTTCTTGCCTTTGAAGCACAGTTGACAGTAATTCCAGTTATAAACAAG ATAGATCTGAAGAATGCTGATCCTGAAAGGGTTGAAAAACAGATTGAAAAAGTGTTTGATATCCCTAGTGATGAATGTATTAAG ATTTCTGCGAAACTTGGGACGAATGTTGAAAATGTTCTTCAGGCAGTCATTGAAAGAATACCTCC TCCAAAAGTACATCGTGAAAACCCACTGAAAGCATTGGTATTTGATTCCACCTTTGACCAGTATAGAGGTGTGGTAGCCAACATAGCACTGTTTGATGGAGTGGTTTCCAAAGGAGATAAAATTGTATCCGCATACACTAAGAAGACATATGAAGTTAATGAAGTAGGCATTTTGAATCCTAATGAGCAGCCAACTCATAAATT ATATGCAGGACAGGTGGGCTTTCTgattgctgggatgaaagatgtCACTGAAGCACAAATAGGAGATACATTATATTTACATAATCATCCAGTGGAGCCCTTGCCTGGGTTTAAATCAGCGAAACCAATGGTATTTGCAG GAATGTACCCTATAGACCAATCTGAATATAATAACCTGAGGAGTGCTATAGAAAAACTGACCTTAAATGACTCCAGTGTGACAGTGCATCGAGACAGTAGTCTGGCCCTGGGTGCTGGCTGGAG gTTGGGATTTCTTGGAATTTTGCACATGGAAGTTTTCAACCAGCGACTAGAGCAAGAATATAATGCTTCTGTTATTTTGACAACCCCTACTGTTCCATACAAAGCTGTTCTTTCATCTGCAAAATTGATAAAG gaatataaagaaaaagaaatcacaatcATCAACCCTGCACAATTCCCTGATAAGTCAAAAGTAACAGAATATTTGGAACCAGTTGTTTTGGGCACTGTTGTCACACCAACTGAATACACTGGGAAAGTAATGGCGCTTTGCCAG GCACGAAGAGCAATTcagaaaaatatgatttttattgaTGAAAATAGAGTTATGCTTAAATATCTCTTCCCTTTGAATGAAATTGTGGTAGATTTTTATGACTCTTTGAAGTCTCTATCTTCTGGATATGCAAG tTTTGATTATGAAGATGCAGGTTACCAGGCTGCAGATCTTATAAAAATGGATATTCTGCTGAATGGAAATATTGTGGAAGAGCTGGTAACTGTGGTACATAG agAGAAAGCATACACTGTTGGCAAAACCATATGTGAACGTCTAAAGGATTCTCTGCCCAGACAGCTATTTGAGATAGCAATCCAAGCTGCTGTTGGAAGCAAAGTAATTGCAAGAGAAAC TGTGAAAGCCTATAGAAAAAATGTTTTGGCAAAATGT TATGGTGGTGATATCACCCGAAAAATGAAACTTTTGAAGAGGcagacagaagggaaaaaaaagctgaGGAAGATTGGCAACATTGAAATTCCCAAAGATGCTTTTATAAAAGTTCTGAAAACCCAGCCTAATAAATGA
- the Guf1 gene encoding translation factor GUF1, mitochondrial isoform X3, which translates to MSRFPVEDTRNFSIIAHVDHGKSTLADRLLELTGTIDKTQKNKQVLDKLQVERERGITVKAQTATLFYSFEGKQYLLNLIDTPGHVDFSYEVSRSLSACQGVLLVVDANEGIQAQTVANFFLAFEAQLTVIPVINKIDLKNADPERVEKQIEKVFDIPSDECIKISAKLGTNVENVLQAVIERIPPPKVHRENPLKALVFDSTFDQYRGVVANIALFDGVVSKGDKIVSAYTKKTYEVNEVGILNPNEQPTHKLYAGQVGFLIAGMKDVTEAQIGDTLYLHNHPVEPLPGFKSAKPMVFAGMYPIDQSEYNNLRSAIEKLTLNDSSVTVHRDSSLALGAGWRLGFLGILHMEVFNQRLEQEYNASVILTTPTVPYKAVLSSAKLIKEYKEKEITIINPAQFPDKSKVTEYLEPVVLGTVVTPTEYTGKVMALCQARRAIQKNMIFIDENRVMLKYLFPLNEIVVDFYDSLKSLSSGYASFDYEDAGYQAADLIKMDILLNGNIVEELVTVVHREKAYTVGKTICERLKDSLPRQLFEIAIQAAVGSKVIARETVKAYRKNVLAKCYGGDITRKMKLLKRQTEGKKKLRKIGNIEIPKDAFIKVLKTQPNK; encoded by the exons ATGTCAAGATTTCCTGTTGAAGATACTAGAAATTTCAGTATCattgcacatgtggatcatggcAAAAGTACTCTAGCTGACAGGCTCCTAGAACTAAcag GAACAATTGataagacacagaaaaataagcAGGTTCTTGATAAATTACAAGTGGAACGGGAAAGAGGCATCACCGTGAAAGCACAGACGGCAACTCTGTTTTACAGTTTTGAAGGAAAGCAGTACCTGTTAAATCTCATTGACACACCG GGCCATGTTGATTTTAGTTATGAAGTGTCCAGGTCACTGTCGGCCTGCCAAGGAGTCTTATTGGTGGTCGATGCAAATGAG GGTATTCAAGCTCAGACTGTAGCAAATTTCTTTCTTGCCTTTGAAGCACAGTTGACAGTAATTCCAGTTATAAACAAG ATAGATCTGAAGAATGCTGATCCTGAAAGGGTTGAAAAACAGATTGAAAAAGTGTTTGATATCCCTAGTGATGAATGTATTAAG ATTTCTGCGAAACTTGGGACGAATGTTGAAAATGTTCTTCAGGCAGTCATTGAAAGAATACCTCC TCCAAAAGTACATCGTGAAAACCCACTGAAAGCATTGGTATTTGATTCCACCTTTGACCAGTATAGAGGTGTGGTAGCCAACATAGCACTGTTTGATGGAGTGGTTTCCAAAGGAGATAAAATTGTATCCGCATACACTAAGAAGACATATGAAGTTAATGAAGTAGGCATTTTGAATCCTAATGAGCAGCCAACTCATAAATT ATATGCAGGACAGGTGGGCTTTCTgattgctgggatgaaagatgtCACTGAAGCACAAATAGGAGATACATTATATTTACATAATCATCCAGTGGAGCCCTTGCCTGGGTTTAAATCAGCGAAACCAATGGTATTTGCAG GAATGTACCCTATAGACCAATCTGAATATAATAACCTGAGGAGTGCTATAGAAAAACTGACCTTAAATGACTCCAGTGTGACAGTGCATCGAGACAGTAGTCTGGCCCTGGGTGCTGGCTGGAG gTTGGGATTTCTTGGAATTTTGCACATGGAAGTTTTCAACCAGCGACTAGAGCAAGAATATAATGCTTCTGTTATTTTGACAACCCCTACTGTTCCATACAAAGCTGTTCTTTCATCTGCAAAATTGATAAAG gaatataaagaaaaagaaatcacaatcATCAACCCTGCACAATTCCCTGATAAGTCAAAAGTAACAGAATATTTGGAACCAGTTGTTTTGGGCACTGTTGTCACACCAACTGAATACACTGGGAAAGTAATGGCGCTTTGCCAG GCACGAAGAGCAATTcagaaaaatatgatttttattgaTGAAAATAGAGTTATGCTTAAATATCTCTTCCCTTTGAATGAAATTGTGGTAGATTTTTATGACTCTTTGAAGTCTCTATCTTCTGGATATGCAAG tTTTGATTATGAAGATGCAGGTTACCAGGCTGCAGATCTTATAAAAATGGATATTCTGCTGAATGGAAATATTGTGGAAGAGCTGGTAACTGTGGTACATAG agAGAAAGCATACACTGTTGGCAAAACCATATGTGAACGTCTAAAGGATTCTCTGCCCAGACAGCTATTTGAGATAGCAATCCAAGCTGCTGTTGGAAGCAAAGTAATTGCAAGAGAAAC TGTGAAAGCCTATAGAAAAAATGTTTTGGCAAAATGT TATGGTGGTGATATCACCCGAAAAATGAAACTTTTGAAGAGGcagacagaagggaaaaaaaagctgaGGAAGATTGGCAACATTGAAATTCCCAAAGATGCTTTTATAAAAGTTCTGAAAACCCAGCCTAATAAATGA